A portion of the Rhinopithecus roxellana isolate Shanxi Qingling chromosome 19, ASM756505v1, whole genome shotgun sequence genome contains these proteins:
- the NEUROD2 gene encoding neurogenic differentiation factor 2: MLTRLFSEPGLLSDVPKFASWGDGEDDEPRSDKGEAPPPPPPAPGPGAPGPARAAKPVPLRGEEGPEATLAEVKEEGELGGEEEEEEEEEEGLDEAEGERPKKRGPKKRKMTKARLERSKLRRQKANARERNRMHDLNAALDNLRKVVPCYSKTQKLSKIETLRLAKNYIWALSEILRSGKRPDLVSYVQTLCKGLSQPTTNLVAGCLQLNSRNFLTEQGADGAGRFHGSGGPFAMHPYPYPCSRLAGAQCQAAGGLGGGAAHALRTHGYCAAYETLYAAAGGGGASPDYNSSEYEGPLSPPLCLNGNFSLKQDSSPDHEKSYHYSMHYSALPGSRPTGHGLVFGSSAVRGGVHSENLLSYDMHLHHDRGPMYEELNAFFHN, translated from the coding sequence ATGCTGACCCGCCTGTTCAGCGAGCCCGGCCTTCTCTCGGACGTGCCCAAGTTCGCCAGCTGGGGCGACGGCGAAGACGACGAGCCGAGGAGCGACAAGGGCGAAGcgccgccaccgccaccgcctgCGCCCGGGCCGGGGGCTCCGGGGCCAGCCCGGGCGGCCAAGCCAGTTCCTCTCCGTGGAGAAGAGGGGCCGGAGGCCACGTTGGCCGAGGTCAAGGAGGAAGGCGAGCTGGggggcgaggaggaggaggaagaggaggaggaagaaggactGGACGAGGCGGAGGGCGAGCGGCCCAAGAAGCGCGGACCCAAGAAGCGCAAGATGACCAAGGCGCGCTTGGAGCGCTCCAAGCTTCGGCGACAGAAGGCGAACGCGCGGGAGCGCAACCGCATGCACGACCTGAACGCAGCCCTGGACAACCTGCGCAAGGTGGTGCCCTGCTACTCCAAGACGCAGAAGTTGTCCAAGATCGAGACGCTGCGCCTAGCCAAGAACTACATCTGGGCGCTCTCGGAGATCCTGCGCTCCGGCAAGCGGCCAGACCTAGTGTCCTACGTGCAGACTCTGTGCAAGGGTCTGTCGCAGCCCACCACCAATCTGGTGGCCGGCTGTCTGCAGCTCAACTCGCGCAACTTCCTCACGGAGCAAGGCGCCGACGGTGCCGGCCGCTTCCACGGCTCGGGCGGCCCGTTCGCCATGCACCCCTACCCGTACCCGTGCTCGCGCCTGGCGGGCGCACAGTGCCAGGCGGCCGGCGGCCTGGGCGGCGGCGCGGCGCACGCCCTGCGGACCCACGGCTACTGCGCCGCCTACGAGACGCTGTATGCTGCGGCAGGCGGTGGCGGCGCGAGCCCGGACTACAACAGCTCCGAGTACGAGGGCCCGCTCAGCCCCCCGCTCTGTCTCAATGGCAACTTCTCGCTCAAGCAGGACTCCTCGCCCGACCACGAGAAAAGCTACCACTACTCTATGCACTACTCGGCGCTGCCTGGCTCGCGGCCCACGGGTCACGGGCTAGTCTTCGGCTCGTCGGCTGTGCGCGGGGGCGTCCACTCGGAGAATCTCTTGTCTTACGATATGCACCTTCACCACGACCGGGGCCCCATGTACGAGGAGCTCAATGCGTTTTTTCATAACTGA